TGAAAATGCATAACGCTTATGAAATGTAAGAAAactagaaaacaaaatataaactgttgtcattaaataattaaagaggAAATAACTTACAAAAATTACTTAGCTGACGAATTTCTACCGATTGTTAAATTCACCTTCTCGCACTGAAGAGTTCACTACAGGTTTACAATAATTACGCGGCgaattcaaactttataaaaacagCATTTAACAGCATagaaattcaataataaaaatcacacATTTAAACGAAATGAAGCAAAATTATGTATCAtggcataataaacaatgacgcgaaatatcttttatagaaatgaaaactaaaattcTAGAATGACAAATTCATAGTTCCGCCgaataataagaaatatatagtTAATCATTGTTCTTAAgtatattaaacaaaacaaactaaaatttatcaaaattagcaacagaaaaaatataataaaatactatAATGAAAACCTaaattactgaaaataaataacatttcattCAAGCTTACCTAATGGAAAAGAGAAACAATtccgtaaaattaaaacaagttctttattctttaGACGTCGGATGGAAAGTGAATTAAGTAAATTCACCAACCATCCGGCTTAATTTGGAATTGCTCTCATTGACCAATCAGGATACTTGATTTAAATGCTAGCGGGCTAATTTCACAGAATTTCTTCTATGAGCTGACACTGATTACTAAAGGCCAAAAAGGTGATAAAGTCAATTAGATGAATTTCGATGTACGTATGTTAACAAAGAGAAGATTAAGTAAAGCCGAAACGAGTAAATAAGTTTTCTGACGTAATGAAAATAGAATAATCTTCGCGAGTCGCTAAAGTGTCGCTCTAATAACACAAAGAATTTATCTTCAAAGGTTTGCCTGAACGAGGAATTTGTcagtttatttaacaaattaccTTATTGTCCGACAATCTGTCATAACTAAATAATTTCCAGAAAAGTGTCAAATTATTTAGATGCCATGgttatacaattaaaaagtaaaacgctaccaataaatttcctcgattaagaaataaagtaaaacttttaacagtgagaaaaaatacaaagcatttaaaataagtaaaatttaaatgatttcgaaataaaaattgtaactctaaaatgctaaaaatggaaaaattaacTTGTGCTGAATTAACATTCAGAAATTATAAcctgttacattaaagttttaaaattcagagaatttaaaactatctataacaATTTCCCTAAATtgttatagatagttttaaattctctgaattttaaaactttaatgtaacatatatactCTGTTATTTTgtagatgtattttttttgtggaaaatatTTTACACAAGATCACACATTTTAGAAAAGGAGAATGAAAATTGAAACCGGGGTGGCTCCCCTAAATTTTGAGTGGTAACAACATTCAAGGGGTTAACATGAAGAACAAATCAGCCATGGAAGTATAATGGATTAAACTTCGATACAATTTTGGGTCTAAAACTCTGGGGgtttcttggggggggggggtccctcCCTGCCAAATAGCTTATGCTATTTTGAATGTTTGTTGCAAATAGAGTGCATCGCTCCCCATCCCCAAACTGCCTTTAGTGTTATTGTTCTTTTGATTAGATATACAAGTAGACTTCTAATACATATgtaatgtttcaattttttatctACTTTTGAACGATATCGCAcctatattgtaatattattgcGGTACATACTTGTTATGGCATATTACGCCcgttataaaatgcattttcttGTATCTTTATTGTCATCCCGGCCTGTCTTCTTCTttctgtttacatttttgtttatgaATATGGAATTGTGGGATACGTCTCCTTACTTCCgggttgtttttttcttgatcCGCCGTTGAGATCTATACGCCTGCCTATATTTTACCGGCAGTGAGAATGGCTCATTATAAGGTAATTaattcattgattgttgttgtGTGAATGAAAGTTATGTTAttttatgatgaaatatttattataaagttaattattttattgGAACTATTTTTCGTATACTTTTTCCCAATAATTCCGTAATACTCTGTAAGGGTCTATATGATTTTGTGTGAGATTTCTTACGGGTGTATATAAGAGGCGATTTTTCCGTAAATCGCCAGTCTGCTCTTTTTCATTTTCGGGTTAACGTGTCTTTtggctttatcttaaattttggtaaatatttatttttgctaaAGGATAATTAATTGAGCCtacataattttattaattcgataaaattttaattagtgaaattgtaatttttgaaaCAGTTTGTAAAGTTTATTTAGGATCACATATCCTGATTATTTCAGGATTAGATCTTCatctaattatttaaaattttcatttgtccCTGTTTTACTATATAACCACACATCTTGGTTATTTATAATTAAGGGGTCATATTTAAATCAAGTTATTAAAGGGTGGTTAAAAGGCCTGGATTTATTTTGTTACCCTattgttgttcattttgatttgatatgCAGACtcaataaatttatgaaacttaAATTCTGTGTTTGTTCGTCAGTTGCTGAGATTGATGTCCGAATGAGATAGTCATTGATTGCTATCTCGCTACACATATTACACCATTCTAAAAGTCAGTAAAATAGTAATAGCGTACAGGGACATCTTTACTCCCATTTTGTAAATCTGTTTCTTTAACGACAACCGATAAAAGACGCTTAACGATGTGTCTGTAATTATATTTGGATTTGGTTCTACTTAGATTCAGATTGACACTGGTGTCAATTGCAAAGGAACGTATacccttttgaaaaaaaaccccatcaattgaaaattaaactgCTACACTCTTATACGAGAGGTGTCACGAAAATTTATCACCACAATCAAATGAATACTTGTGTTATTATTTCATCAATCCTTCAATTTCTAGAAATGTAACAACGGAAATTAAAAAACTAGAAGAAAACATAATTGGTTTATAATTATTGATTAATTGTTATTTGGTTACTAAAATACTAGGCGAAGTATTCTTTTACACGATGTTCTCACCACATTGGTCTCTTTGTTAAACATTAATAAACTGTCCAGATATTTCTTTGATGAACTAGTTTAATTTAGACAAAATGCATAAATGAGGATGGGTATCATAGAGCGTTTACAAAGTAATCgtgttctgaaaaaaaagaaaaaaaatgttaaggaattatttatatatattttattttcaaatacacGGGATACTTGtgatacaataaaaaaaacctaccaTATAATGTTATATTAACACATAACCATGGATGTTGGATATTATACAGGTAGTGCTGTACACAACGGAATATTTAACGCAAAGCCCTAGATAAACTGTGAAAAAAATAGTATATAAGGATTGCAAGAAAAGTTTAAGCATTCAAAAAACATTCTAGAAAAtgatatgtaaataatatagattaatatttcatctgaaaatagttgaaaataaatgattaatagtatttcatttgaaattataatgaTTTGAAGTATTGCAAATATACTAATGATAACAGTGACAACAATATTCATTCTTCTTTGTGATTGTTCTGTAACAGACAATGAATTCTGTAATGATCTTATTTTCTTAACATGTAAAAGgatcattataaacaaaactgtCAACAATAAAACAACATCGATAATAATGATACTAATCCGGCCTAAAAATGTATTTGATGtcagaaatatattaaaacacgTTCCAACTACACCGCTAGATATCCATATTGTTAGTGAACACAAACATACCGCTGTTACAGTGAGATATTGTCTGCTTTGTAGGGGATGTACAGTGATCAAATATCTGACAACGGACAGAAAACACACATGATAATAAGAACTCAGAATACTCGTGTTCGAGATGAATATAATATGAAACCAAATTTCCCAAATGTTTGTCATTCTGATAAAAGTTGTAGTTGTAACTGACAGAAAATCTGCCAAAGCCAACTGACCGATCACAGCAAATGTCGGTGTATGGTATTTCGGATCGTATATGATTTTACCGATAGCTGCAAGATTTCCAATTGCTCCAAAGAACGTAATAATGAAAATCACACAGGTGAATGTAATTTCCAAATTCGTTTCACTAAACTTGAGAAGGAGAGTAACACTTTTTGACGATGAATTGTTTTCGAATCCATTATCGCCCATGCTCTTGGTGGCAGCTAGAGAGTTGTAATGTTGAAAAACTTTTTTCGTCAATAAAGAAATTAATCACATTTGCTGATTAAGTTTCCACATGCATTAAccattaaagtttttttttgcataGAATTATCCTCtaacttttatatttaccaCAAAAACGACCAGTAATGCAACACTGATCATACGAAAAAAGTATGTGTGTCGTTTATAGGGTGATATGACTTATATGATATAAAGTTTGCGTCAACGTCATGTGACTGTGTATTTCAATTTACTTCCCTCCTTTGAATTCGGGGGGTTTATGTCATAAggcttgtttttattttacgtTAATAATTATGGTAGTAATTCTGATGGGGGTTTCTAATCTTTTGCACGTTTGAACATTTATCATTAATGATCctaattaaaataacaattcaaattttatttaagaaatctTTGAAGTAAAAATGCGCAATAAGTTGATTGTAAAGTGGGATAGATTGTACAGATAGATGATTTCAAAATATGAGTAATGCAATTAATATGTGCATAGCTAACATTAACATGGTGGTCTTTTGTTCGCCTTACTAAAGCCTGTAATGCTCCTATGCTAACAAACAGCGccaaaataatgataatggGTCTGATTTCCATTGCATGAAtgtttttactttattgttataAACCCAAATTCGCTCATACAAAACTATATAAATAATGTCTGTTTgaagtgaaataaaataatttatatttacatatatgaaagccaaaaaaatataataaatgtatttttgctGCTCATAGACTCCgtatttttatcttaaaaacctataacttattttcagtttatattacatgtaaaatcaacacacattaaaaaaagttttttaaaacactttctATATCTCTGCTGGTGTCACAAAATATTTGTACTTTTacctttaattatttttataaacaaagaatataatatcaaaattgtttgtcGCATTTCTCTAGTTatgatatatgttttaaaaatacattcagTATTCTTAATACTGAATTTGGGGTTCTTGTGCAATAGATTAAGCCGTTTAAAATAGGTtcgatttaatatttaaaacctTTAATATTTCATGCAAAAAGGTTTATTATTAAATGTACTTATAGTTCGTATAATTCAAGGAATAAttacaacatatatatacatgtataaaaaaaagttttattttactgcgtatttatatatatatatatatatatatatatatatatatatatatatatatatatatatatatatatatatatatatatatatatatactcgaGAATCAGGGTCAATGTCGACGCTCGATATACATAGCATCAATGTCGACACTTAGGAAAATTGAGTTTATAAGCGATTTCTAGTTGTAATTTGACAAGGATGGACTTTGGTAAAATTGTTTTGCCGTAATTAATACAAATCTCAtcgttttataaaataaaatctaagaAAACAAGAGATCTCAGAATCGTGTCGACTTTCGCAATATATACGCGTCGACATTATGTTTTTGTGCAGAATGTCAACacgaaaaaatgtatatgtgtttgaAAGGGGAATTACTGTTCACGTCTTATTTcgtgttttgaaaagaaaaatagttttaacatACATGGAGATTTTATTTATCGAAACGCTACACATATTcagtgttttctttttatgtcgTCAACTGCATTTAGTTTTTGAGCGGAATTTGCAAATCTTTCAATAAATCGATGTATTATCTCagttttttctaaaaatagacaaAGAGTTGTCCCGCATGACAGTGATGCGGAAAGTCCCGTCTACTTTCGTTTTTCAACTTACTCGCGTATATTTACATTatgaattctttatttctcGCGGCATTTCTTGTTTCTAGATTGTAATTTTCGtttgaaagataaaaagaaatagttTTATAATTGTATCCACCGGTGTATACTAATTCTTGAACTCTTTTTTAGGGAAAATACATACATACTGCGAAAGTCGACTCGATTCTTACATCTCATGTTTTCGTAAAgtttattaaacaaaacatttagaTATGTTTTGGATAAGGCATATAAACATCATCTAAgtcatttcttattaaattacAACGGGAAAACGCTTATAAATTCAATTCCCCTACGTGTCGACATTAATGCTATGTATATCGAGTGtcgacattttatatatatactctccCCCCTAAAACCAATTTTCCCGGAAATGTTACCCTTTTTGgagaaaataagatttaaaaaaatagcgtttgtttatatctatatatacacCTGTTCCTCGCTCCGGAAAGAATAAGTACAAgccaaatatttataataatatattgtcacattaaatgcatgtatatactatTTCAAAACTTATAGTTTTAGGgtgttttcttttgttattcGCACCATATGAAAAAGTACAAGCCTAATGTTCTTATCCATTAAATCACacacaatgtttaaaataaattctttaatttaccACACCTAAAATACTCCAAGCCCCATTTTAATAAAACCCTTTTCCCGAGAATTCTTCTCTTTGTTGAGAATATAAGGTTATTGGAATAAACAGCGTGCGTCCCCAACCCCCTTCCGGTAAGAGTACTTCTCTGGTCGCGTCTTATTCTTTTTGAGAGCGTCTtcatacatatttacatgttttgttATGTCTTAATTATAAGTTAATATACATATGGATGCAGATATATCATGACATGACATTCAACACATCTTATATACCTTCGACGCCTTGTGCAAAAAATTGCGATTACGAATTAAGTTGCAAAAATTTAAGACTGTTCACTTTCGGGAAAAGATATCAAAATTAAGTAACTTTAACTTTCATCTAGGGGAAATAATCTGAACTACAAGGCATCATAC
This genomic window from Crassostrea angulata isolate pt1a10 chromosome 8, ASM2561291v2, whole genome shotgun sequence contains:
- the LOC128161091 gene encoding cysteinyl leukotriene receptor 2-like translates to MRFFQHYNSLAATKSMGDNGFENNSSSKSVTLLLKFSETNLEITFTCVIFIITFFGAIGNLAAIGKIIYDPKYHTPTFAVIGQLALADFLSVTTTTFIRMTNIWEIWFHIIFISNTSILSSYYHVCFLSVVRYLITVHPLQSRQYLTVTAVCLCSLTIWISSGVVGTCFNIFLTSNTFLGRISIIIIDVVLLLTVLFIMILLHVKKIRSLQNSLSVTEQSQRRMNIVVTVIISIFAILQIIIISNEILLIIYFQLFSDEILIYIIYISFSRMFFECLNFSCNPYILFFSQFI